One region of Jonesiaceae bacterium BS-20 genomic DNA includes:
- a CDS encoding helix-turn-helix transcriptional regulator, protein MGEYGDLFSSLVAGELRASRARRKMTIDSLVLATGLSKSAILNYLNGKRDIPTSALAEISRALDVDPHEIFERAFSSLNPADFALAASDADYDAEAEAGQEFP, encoded by the coding sequence ATGGGTGAATATGGAGATTTGTTTAGCAGCTTGGTTGCCGGCGAACTTCGAGCAAGCCGAGCACGCAGGAAAATGACGATAGATAGCCTCGTCCTTGCTACGGGGCTATCTAAGAGCGCTATCCTTAACTACCTCAACGGCAAAAGGGATATTCCCACATCAGCGCTGGCTGAAATATCCCGAGCTCTCGATGTCGACCCACATGAGATCTTCGAAAGAGCCTTCAGCTCTCTCAACCCTGCTGACTTTGCTTTGGCCGCATCTGATGCTGATTACGACGCAGAAGCCGAGGCCGGCCAGGAGTTCCCATGA
- a CDS encoding tyrosine-type recombinase/integrase yields the protein MAWATRIGSGSWRGLYRDGTGKTRTVEGGPFRHKSEAVRRASEEEVASRRRALTGQREPGDLPTWAEWSETWISQRVVEPSTARTDEGRVKKYLMPQWGNVQLHKITKGEVRAWVKTLREPGTDDPVLADSTIMRLVHLLSASMESAVEGELIAFNPAHGLKFNFASNPQETYLTEDQFWSVLDAIDEDYKNATNFLVTTGTRLGEAIGLHKPRILESPGLIEIRDVWDTRNRTMKAYPKGKSRRFVPMPDWIRDETITSKRGEKCGYPHKDGKCVGGLFLQSPEGYVLDGSQLRKAFKKACLSAGLPELRLHDLRHTYASWLIQGGVSLAEVGRLLGHKSPQTTDRYAHLADVPKDQILAALPTRGTPAPSTTKLRLVK from the coding sequence ATGGCTTGGGCAACGAGGATTGGATCCGGTAGCTGGAGAGGCTTGTACCGTGATGGTACTGGCAAGACCAGGACCGTTGAGGGTGGGCCGTTTCGGCATAAGTCTGAGGCCGTGCGCCGTGCTAGCGAGGAAGAAGTAGCGTCACGGAGGCGAGCACTCACTGGGCAACGTGAGCCGGGAGATCTTCCGACCTGGGCAGAATGGTCAGAGACTTGGATTTCTCAACGAGTCGTTGAACCCTCAACCGCACGGACCGATGAGGGCCGGGTCAAGAAATACCTGATGCCGCAATGGGGCAACGTCCAGTTACATAAGATCACCAAAGGCGAAGTACGGGCATGGGTCAAGACCCTTCGAGAGCCCGGGACAGATGATCCGGTACTAGCTGACTCAACCATCATGCGCTTGGTCCATCTGCTCAGTGCCTCGATGGAGAGCGCCGTGGAGGGCGAACTCATCGCATTCAACCCAGCACATGGGCTCAAATTCAACTTTGCATCCAACCCCCAAGAGACCTACCTGACCGAAGACCAATTTTGGTCCGTACTAGATGCCATCGATGAGGACTACAAGAACGCGACTAACTTTCTAGTAACCACTGGGACTCGTCTTGGTGAAGCCATTGGCTTACATAAACCACGGATACTTGAATCCCCCGGGCTGATCGAAATCCGCGACGTTTGGGATACCAGGAACCGCACCATGAAGGCCTACCCCAAAGGCAAGTCACGCCGGTTCGTACCCATGCCCGACTGGATTCGTGATGAAACCATCACTTCCAAGCGCGGCGAGAAATGCGGCTATCCACACAAGGACGGCAAGTGCGTTGGCGGCCTGTTCTTACAGTCCCCCGAGGGGTACGTTCTGGATGGCTCACAACTACGTAAAGCATTCAAGAAGGCTTGCCTGAGCGCAGGGCTGCCCGAGCTGAGACTCCACGACCTCCGGCACACATATGCCTCTTGGCTCATTCAAGGTGGGGTATCCCTCGCTGAGGTTGGTCGGCTACTTGGACATAAGAGCCCCCAGACCACCGACCGCTACGCCCACCTGGCAGATGTTCCCAAAGACCAGATCCTTGCCGCCCTGCCAACCCGGGGCACACCGGCACCCTCTACTACAAAACTACGATTGGTGAAATAA
- a CDS encoding ImmA/IrrE family metallo-endopeptidase: MINSLVDHAATMGHRVEFLPLHGKSGLLLPNRLILINSERRAMTQKVALAHELGHVHYGHDWRYRHDRERDEAQADKYAASLLISPVEYAVAEAMYDSPPAIAHELEVPVKLLLLWQSLYSVGSQGLVRSA, from the coding sequence ATGATCAATAGCTTGGTGGACCATGCCGCAACGATGGGGCATCGAGTCGAGTTCCTACCGCTACATGGGAAAAGCGGCCTACTTCTCCCTAACCGCCTGATCTTGATTAACAGCGAGCGCCGTGCAATGACGCAAAAGGTCGCGTTGGCTCATGAGTTGGGGCATGTGCATTATGGGCATGATTGGCGGTATCGGCATGACCGCGAGCGCGATGAGGCGCAAGCGGATAAGTATGCGGCTAGTTTGTTGATTTCTCCGGTTGAGTATGCGGTAGCCGAGGCTATGTATGATTCGCCGCCGGCTATCGCTCATGAGTTGGAAGTTCCTGTTAAGTTGCTGCTTTTGTGGCAGTCGCTTTATTCGGTTGGTAGCCAGGGTCTAGTTAGGAGTGCATGA